The Lysobacter capsici genome has a segment encoding these proteins:
- a CDS encoding YicC/YloC family endoribonuclease, which translates to MIRSMTAFASGERVTPWGTLGCELRSVNHRFLELGVRLADELRVLEPALRERVGSRISRGKIDLSLRLRAPEGGDALQLNPTRLRELSDLAIDLSARFPALRTDFTDLLQFPGVLQAPSTDPAALQAEALSLLDSVLDEFVASREREGGKLATVIGERIDGIARIAADVRAMMPAIRTGQRAKLEARLADLAQPADNGRLEQELVMWLQKLDVDEELDRLDSHVSEARRVLKLREAVGRRLDFLLQEFNREANTLGSKSVDARSSAAAVELKVLIDQVREQIQNIE; encoded by the coding sequence ATGATTCGCAGCATGACCGCCTTCGCCAGCGGCGAACGCGTGACACCCTGGGGCACGCTCGGTTGCGAGCTGCGCTCGGTCAACCACCGCTTCCTCGAACTCGGCGTGCGCCTGGCCGACGAGCTGCGCGTGCTGGAACCGGCGCTGCGCGAGCGCGTGGGTTCGCGGATCAGCCGCGGCAAGATCGACCTGAGCCTGCGCCTGCGCGCGCCCGAAGGCGGCGATGCGCTGCAACTCAATCCGACCCGGCTGCGCGAACTGAGCGATCTGGCGATCGACCTGTCGGCGCGCTTCCCGGCGCTGCGCACCGACTTCACCGATCTGTTGCAGTTCCCCGGCGTGCTGCAGGCGCCGAGCACCGACCCGGCGGCGTTGCAAGCCGAAGCGCTGAGCCTGCTCGACAGCGTGCTGGACGAATTCGTCGCCTCGCGCGAACGCGAAGGCGGCAAGCTGGCCACGGTGATCGGCGAACGCATCGACGGCATCGCCCGGATCGCCGCCGACGTGCGCGCGATGATGCCGGCGATCCGCACCGGCCAGCGCGCCAAGCTCGAAGCGCGCCTGGCCGACCTGGCCCAGCCGGCCGACAACGGCCGGCTCGAACAGGAACTGGTGATGTGGCTGCAGAAACTCGATGTCGACGAAGAACTCGACCGGCTCGATTCGCACGTGTCCGAAGCGCGGCGCGTGCTCAAGCTGCGCGAAGCGGTCGGCCGCCGCCTGGACTTCCTGCTGCAGGAATTCAACCGCGAAGCCAACACCCTGGGATCCAAGTCGGTCGACGCGCGCAGCTCGGCGGCGGCGGTGGAGCTCAAGGTGCTGATCGATCAGGTGCGCGAGCAGATTCAGAATATCGAGTAG
- the rpoZ gene encoding DNA-directed RNA polymerase subunit omega: MARITVEDCLEVVDNRFELVMLAAKRARQLANGVEPQLDNSEANDKPTVLALREIAARQVNPEYIDAVEKAERERKEREALEWAAAEVVADDDLSKGDD; encoded by the coding sequence ATGGCCCGCATCACCGTCGAAGATTGCCTGGAAGTGGTCGATAACCGCTTCGAACTCGTCATGCTGGCCGCCAAGCGCGCCCGCCAGCTGGCCAACGGCGTCGAGCCGCAGCTGGACAACAGCGAAGCCAACGACAAGCCGACCGTGCTGGCGCTGCGCGAAATCGCCGCGCGTCAGGTCAACCCGGAATACATCGACGCGGTCGAAAAGGCCGAGCGCGAGCGCAAGGAACGCGAAGCCCTGGAATGGGCCGCGGCCGAAGTGGTCGCCGACGACGACCTGTCCAAGGGCGACGACTGA
- the rph gene encoding ribonuclease PH has protein sequence MTGPNAAPAQAPAGPLVRPSGRTAEQMREVRIERGYTAHAEGSVLVSFGQTRVLCTASVDNKVPGFLRGKGEGWVTAEYGMLPRATHTRSDREAARGKQGGRTLEIQRLIGRALRACVDRKALGERTITLDCDVLQADGGTRTAAITGAYVALVDAIRWLQARREITRDPIFGAVAAVSVGVYRGVPVLDLDYAEDSDCDTDMNVVMNDGGGFIELQGTAEGHAFRRSELDGLLALAEAGIAELVLKQREALAG, from the coding sequence ATGACCGGTCCCAACGCCGCTCCCGCCCAGGCTCCGGCCGGCCCGCTCGTCCGCCCCAGCGGCCGCACCGCGGAGCAGATGCGCGAGGTCCGGATCGAGCGCGGCTACACCGCTCACGCCGAAGGCTCGGTGCTGGTCAGCTTCGGCCAGACCCGGGTGCTGTGCACCGCCAGCGTCGACAACAAGGTGCCCGGTTTCCTGCGCGGCAAGGGCGAAGGCTGGGTCACCGCCGAGTACGGCATGCTGCCGCGCGCCACCCACACCCGCAGCGACCGCGAGGCCGCGCGCGGCAAGCAGGGCGGCCGGACCCTGGAAATCCAGCGCCTGATCGGCCGCGCTCTGCGCGCCTGCGTCGACCGCAAGGCGCTGGGCGAGCGCACCATCACCCTGGACTGCGACGTGCTGCAGGCCGACGGCGGCACCCGCACCGCGGCGATCACCGGCGCCTACGTGGCCCTGGTCGACGCGATCCGCTGGCTGCAGGCGCGGCGCGAGATCACCCGCGACCCGATCTTCGGCGCGGTCGCGGCGGTCTCGGTCGGCGTGTACCGCGGCGTGCCGGTGCTGGATCTCGACTATGCCGAGGACAGCGACTGCGATACCGACATGAATGTCGTGATGAACGATGGCGGCGGTTTCATCGAGCTGCAGGGCACGGCCGAGGGCCATGCGTTCCGGCGCTCGGAACTCGATGGCTTGCTGGCGCTGGCCGAAGCCGGCATCGCCGAGTTGGTGCTCAAGCAGCGCGAGGCGTTGGCGGGTTGA
- the gmk gene encoding guanylate kinase yields the protein MRGTLYIVAAPSGAGKSSIVNAVLARDPNIRLSISFTSRQPRPGERHAEHYHFVSAQEFEAMVEAGDFFEYARVHGDWKGSARQSVEPFLSAGKDVLLEIDWQGARQVRAKVPDAVSVFILPPSRDALESRMRSRGQDSEQVIGQRLAAAREEMSHYGEFDYVIVNEIFDTAVDEMCAIFLASRLRREPQVARHSRLITALLAD from the coding sequence ATGCGCGGAACTCTCTACATCGTCGCCGCCCCCTCCGGGGCCGGAAAATCCAGCATCGTCAACGCGGTGCTCGCGCGCGATCCGAACATCCGCCTGTCGATCTCGTTCACCTCGCGCCAGCCGCGTCCGGGCGAGCGTCACGCCGAGCACTACCACTTCGTCAGCGCGCAGGAATTCGAGGCGATGGTCGAGGCCGGCGATTTCTTCGAATACGCGCGCGTCCACGGCGACTGGAAGGGCTCGGCGCGGCAGTCGGTCGAGCCGTTCCTGTCGGCCGGCAAGGACGTGCTGCTGGAAATCGATTGGCAGGGCGCGCGTCAGGTGCGCGCCAAGGTGCCCGACGCGGTCAGCGTGTTCATCCTGCCGCCGTCGCGCGACGCGCTGGAGTCGCGCATGCGCTCGCGCGGGCAGGACAGCGAGCAGGTGATCGGCCAGCGCCTGGCCGCCGCGCGCGAGGAGATGTCGCACTACGGCGAGTTCGACTACGTCATCGTCAACGAGATCTTCGACACCGCCGTGGACGAGATGTGCGCGATCTTCCTGGCCAGCCGGCTGCGCCGCGAACCGCAGGTCGCGCGGCATTCGCGCCTGATCACGGCGCTGCTGGCGGATTGA